Proteins found in one Geothermobacter hydrogeniphilus genomic segment:
- a CDS encoding flippase encodes MLLGVKGKALIEKIKAIIEKDKHLAELLKGAYIAFCMKLIGLVLGYILILLISKAYGAEAVGVYSLAFVVLRISAMVSRMGMDTYLLRHVSANYTDSNNACYIPGVYHKVFGIVLFGSIMISVTMYLLSTPIAEYVFHKPQLGDSFKIIAVAIVPFTLAALHQEAIRGAKKILWYAYLNNVSISLFGSLLLLILIYIGSNNCLTPIVAVSGSGFVAALMAIVVWRRILKATVFEWTDRSLAFSAPAAKDIFKVAIPLMLISCTFFIMNWIDTLVLGVFETTANIGVYTVALKVAMLTSVSLVAVNSIAAPKVSKLWSEGDMEALRKVVHQSTSLTFLAALPLLIAFLVFPSWVLGLFGKVFDSGVEVLMILAIGQFVNAVCGPVGIVLSMTGHQVIAQNIIILAAIVNLLLSMTLVQPYGIFGVAWATMISTVLWNFLMNYYVFKKLGFITIRLRLAK; translated from the coding sequence ATGCTGCTTGGTGTTAAAGGGAAGGCATTGATTGAAAAAATTAAAGCTATAATTGAAAAAGATAAGCATTTAGCGGAGTTGCTGAAGGGTGCCTATATTGCGTTTTGTATGAAGCTGATCGGACTCGTCCTTGGCTATATCTTGATTCTTTTGATCTCCAAAGCTTATGGAGCGGAAGCTGTTGGGGTCTATTCCTTAGCCTTTGTTGTGCTTAGGATATCAGCGATGGTAAGCCGAATGGGTATGGACACATATCTTTTACGGCATGTGTCAGCAAATTATACTGACTCAAACAATGCTTGTTATATTCCGGGTGTCTACCACAAAGTGTTCGGCATTGTTCTTTTCGGAAGTATTATGATTTCTGTGACGATGTACCTGTTGTCAACTCCTATCGCTGAGTATGTATTTCACAAGCCGCAATTAGGAGATTCCTTTAAAATAATTGCAGTGGCAATTGTGCCATTTACACTTGCCGCGTTGCACCAAGAAGCAATCAGGGGAGCGAAAAAAATATTATGGTATGCATACCTAAATAATGTTTCTATATCGTTGTTTGGATCCCTGTTATTGCTCATATTGATATATATTGGGTCAAATAATTGCTTGACGCCGATCGTGGCAGTGTCCGGTAGCGGATTTGTTGCGGCTTTAATGGCAATAGTAGTGTGGAGGAGGATTCTTAAGGCTACAGTTTTTGAATGGACTGATAGAAGCTTGGCGTTTAGCGCTCCGGCGGCAAAGGATATATTTAAAGTAGCGATTCCACTAATGCTAATCAGTTGTACTTTTTTCATCATGAATTGGATCGATACGCTTGTATTGGGCGTTTTCGAAACAACCGCAAATATTGGTGTATATACTGTGGCGCTGAAAGTGGCCATGCTGACAAGCGTATCTCTGGTAGCGGTGAACTCGATTGCGGCCCCGAAAGTGTCGAAATTGTGGAGCGAGGGAGATATGGAAGCGCTCAGGAAGGTGGTGCATCAATCCACTTCATTAACCTTTTTAGCGGCCTTGCCTCTTTTAATTGCCTTTTTAGTGTTTCCCTCTTGGGTGCTTGGATTGTTCGGAAAAGTTTTTGATTCCGGTGTGGAGGTTCTGATGATTCTGGCAATTGGCCAGTTCGTGAATGCTGTTTGCGGACCGGTCGGGATTGTCCTATCCATGACGGGACATCAGGTGATTGCTCAAAATATCATTATCCTTGCTGCGATTGTAAATCTTCTGCTAAGTATGACACTTGTTCAGCCTTACGGCATATTTGGTGTGGCTTGGGCAACCATGATCAGCACGGTATTATGGAATTTTCTTATGAATTATTATGTTTTTAAAAAACTTGGCTTTATCACGATCAGATTGAGGTTGGCCAAATGA
- a CDS encoding GNVR domain-containing protein, which produces MTAKETAKNGEVKEARVAPCPESPGPMVETVDEIDLFALAQVVWCGRKILICWFLLFAMVSAGVSLMLPDIFRAEVLLAPAQQDEKSNLPGTLGSLSGLASLAGISLGGKSSDEAVAILQSREFLWDFVKRHKLLPKLFPDDWDSTKKKWSDPDPEDQPGLWDAYRLLAEDGVINLVTEKDSDLLRLQLEWPDPVLAAEWANMLVQDLNTYLRQREILSSQKNLKYLQDELQRVVTVEQRQALFSLISQEQQKAMLANTQEEFVFRVLDKASPPDKKAKPKRALIVVIASLLGGFLGLLFLFVREGLKQRMELKQ; this is translated from the coding sequence ATGACGGCAAAAGAGACGGCAAAGAACGGTGAAGTGAAGGAAGCGCGGGTTGCGCCCTGCCCGGAATCCCCCGGGCCTATGGTCGAAACGGTCGATGAGATCGACCTGTTCGCATTGGCGCAGGTCGTCTGGTGCGGGCGGAAAATACTGATCTGCTGGTTTCTCCTGTTCGCTATGGTTTCTGCCGGAGTCAGTTTGATGCTTCCCGATATTTTCCGCGCGGAAGTTCTTCTGGCCCCCGCCCAGCAGGATGAGAAAAGCAATTTGCCCGGTACCCTCGGTTCATTAAGTGGCTTGGCAAGCCTGGCCGGGATATCTCTTGGGGGCAAAAGTTCGGATGAAGCCGTCGCGATTCTGCAGAGCCGCGAATTTCTCTGGGATTTTGTCAAGCGCCACAAACTGTTGCCGAAACTGTTTCCGGATGATTGGGATTCGACGAAAAAAAAATGGAGCGATCCGGATCCGGAAGATCAGCCAGGCTTATGGGATGCCTACCGTTTGCTGGCGGAAGATGGGGTCATCAACCTGGTGACCGAAAAAGATTCCGATTTACTCAGGTTGCAACTCGAATGGCCCGACCCGGTGCTTGCCGCCGAGTGGGCCAATATGCTGGTTCAGGATCTCAATACCTACTTAAGGCAGCGGGAAATTCTTTCCAGCCAGAAGAATCTTAAATACCTGCAGGATGAACTGCAGCGGGTTGTCACGGTTGAACAACGGCAGGCCCTGTTTTCTCTTATTTCCCAGGAACAGCAAAAGGCGATGCTGGCCAATACCCAGGAAGAATTTGTCTTTCGGGTCTTGGATAAGGCCTCCCCGCCGGATAAGAAGGCCAAGCCGAAGCGGGCCTTGATCGTCGTCATTGCTTCACTTTTGGGTGGGTTTTTGGGTTTGCTGTTTCTTTTTGTCCGGGAGGGTTTGAAGCAGCGGATGGAATTGAAACAGTGA